From the Pirellulales bacterium genome, the window CGGGAAGCTGCTCGTCGACGAAGGCTTGTTGGCTCGACTCGCGCAGGTTCTGCCAGGCCGCGATATCCAAACGGCCGCTAGCATGAAATAGCATCAATACCAGGACCAGCGCAATGGCCGCCTCGCACGCGGCTACAGTAAGAATAAAGATGACGAGGATCTGCCCGCCCCAATCGTTGTGAAAGCGGCTCCAGGCGACCAGGCTAACCGAGACGCCTTGTAGCATCATTTCGACTGCCAGGAACATGACGATCATGTTGCGACGGGTGAGAAAGCCCACCAGCCCGATCGAAAACAGCATCGCGCCAACGACGAGATAGCTCTGCAACAGCTCCAACTCACCCATGGCGCACCGTTCCTGTCGCCGCAGGGGCCGGTTTGCTTTGAATGGCGATAGCCACGGCGCCCACCATAGCGGCCAGCAACATAGTGCCAGCCACTTCGACAGCCACCAGATGGCGGCTGAACAGCTGCGCGCCGAGGTGATCCATATGATGCTCGGAGAGTACCTCTTGTTGCCGCGTCGGCACATCGAGGCCCGTCACCTGGTCGACAACCCCGGCCAAGGTTTTGGTTTCAAACGTCTGGCTTGCTTCGTCCCCGCCCATGGCCACGACATGCGTCGAAAACGCGTCGGTAATGACCATCGTCAGGATACCAATCATCACCGCCCCCACGCTGGCCGATACCAGCGCTTCCCAACTGACGCGATCGTAGTAGGCATGTCCCTCGGGCTGGGCCAGCATCAAGACAAACAAAAACGTGACCAGAATGGCGCCGGCGTAGACCACGATCGTGGCCACGCCCAAAAACTGCGCCCCTTGGAACAGAAACAATCCGGCCGTTCCCAGGAGTGTCATCGCGAACCAAATGGCACAGTAGACCGGGCTGCGGAACGTGACGGCACACGCTGCCGAGACCACGGTAATCGTGGCCAGTACCCAAAAAACGATTTCGACCGACATATTCTGATGGTCGAAACCCGGTAGGCGCGAGGCGAACAGCCCCAAGCTGACCAGTGCCAGTACCGCACCAATGAGACGCCCTCTCTGCTCGCCACGCGGCAGCAGCAGATACAAGCCCGCGGCGGCCGAGGCCGTAGCGAACAAAATCACGATTTGCGTGGGGCTCACAGGGTGCCTCCCACGGCGGCCGACTGCATCGGCTCGGCATCCTTGGTTTGGTCGAACACGCTGAGCAACTTTTCCTTGTCGAAGATCATTTCCTCGCGGCTGCGTCCCGTCAGATCGAACAGACTCGTCAGTTCGATCGCGTCCACCGGGCAGGCCTCTTCGCACATGCCGCAGTAGATGCAGCGCAGTTCGTCGATGGTAAAGCTTTGCGGATATTTTTCACGGTCGGGCCAAGGACTCTCCGCGGCCACGATATCTATGCAGTGGGCCGGACAGGCTGTCGCGCAGAGGAAGCAGGCCACGCATTTCACGCGGCCGGCCTCGTCTTTGTTCAGACGATGCACGCCGCGGTAGATGAGCGGATTGCGGATGGTGGGACGAACTTCTGGGAAGTCGACCGTGATCTTCGGCGAAAACAAATGTCTGGTCGTGGTCGTCAAGCCTTGCAGGAACAGCGGCAAGTACATCTTGCCCGCCAGCCCGAGCTGCGGCTCTTCGATCCACTTCACGGCGGGGTCGTTGGCTTTCATGGCGTGCTCTCCTGGGCGGAGGACGGGAGCGAGTTTCTCATAGTCTGTCCGCCGCCTCCAAACGTGGCCGATTGTCGGTCGACAACGGCGCGACGATACCCGCCACAAGCCAGGTGGCGATCGCAATGGCCCACAAACTGGCGTACAAGGCCGCATGGCTGCCGCCCAATAGGGCCAGGATCTGGCTGTGATATTCGACCAACACCGCCACGATCACCAGATTGACCATCCCCAGGGGGAGCATCACCTTCCAGGCCAGCGACATCAATTGATCGAAGCGGAATCGGGGCCAGCTCCAGCGAACCAGCATGAAAAACACGATCACGCCCATTACCTTGATCGTGAGCACGATGACCCGCAGCAACGCCGTGACCCAGGTAATGCCTTCGTCCGTGCTGCCGGTCAGACCCCATAGGTGCCAGCCGCCGAAGAACAAAATCGTGATCAAGAAGGCCGCCGTGACCATGTGCAGGAATTCGGCGATGAGATATAGGAGCAGCCGTAAACCGGAATACTCGGTGTGATAGCCGCCGATAAGTTCCTGCTCGGCCTCGGGCAGATCGAAAGGTAGCCGTGCACTTTCCGCGAACGAGGCGATAAGGAACACTAGAAAGCCCAGCGGCTGCACCAGGATGTTCCAGGTGCCGGTTGTGGCTTGCTCGCGAATGATGTCGTCCAACCGCAACGAACCTGTGGCCAGTACGACTCCCAGAATTCCCAAGCCCAGCGGCAACTCATAAGCGATCAGTTGGGCGCTCGAACGCAATCCGCCCAAGAAGCTGTACTTATTGTTGCTGGCCCAGCCCCCCAGGATCACTCCATAGACGGCGATGCTGCCCATCGCGAAGACAAAGATCATGCCCACGTCGATCTGCGGTGCCAGGGTCAATTGCACGTTGACCGGTTCGCCCCCGATGTTGAACGTCGGCAAAGCACTGCCGAACGGAATGACCGCAAAGGGGAGAATGGCCGCCACGAGAATTGAAATCGGCGCCAGCGTGTAGAGGAACTTATCGACGTGCGCCGGCGTGTATTCCTCTTTGAAAATGAACTTCAAACCGTCAGCCAGAGGCTGCCCCAGGCCGAACATCTTGATCTTGGTGAGCGGGATGCCGACGCGATTCGGCCCGCGACGGTCCTGCACCCAGGCCGCGATCCAGCGCTCTAAGAGCACCAGGTACGCTGCCGCGGTCAGCAGCGTAAACAAGATCACTACGATCTTGATAATCGTGATGGTGAGATCGATCGAGGGCATGGGTAAGTGGTCGGTTGTCGGTAGAAGTTAAACGGCAATCAGGCGAATGCGGAATGATAAATGATGTCTGGTGAATCAGCTAGCGCACGCAACAGAGATCTCCTCCGAGCCGAGCCCATTCGCATTCATCATTTCTTATTTCTCTTATTTCGCGGTCGCTAGTTGATTCAGTTTCAGGTCGACGCCGGTGTCGGGCACTTCGTCGGCAGCCACGGCGAAGTACGGAATCTCGGCCGCAATTTCATCCAGCACGCGGCGCGAGTTGTACAGCCCGGTGCGTTCCAGCAGCCGCCAGTACAACGGGCCTTCGGCCCAGGCGCCGGTGGGCGGGCGCACCGCCCACTCGACCCGCTGCAAGCGGTCGGCATGATTGACGTACGAACCGTCCCGCTCGGCAAAGGAACCGCCGGGAATCTGATACGTGGCTTTCTCCCACAAGGGCGTCACGAACATGTCTTGCACGACCAGCAGATCAAGATCGGCGAATCGCTCGGACGTCGCCGCGTCGATCCAGCCGGTGGGATAACCACCCGTGACCCAAGCACCGCGGATCGCGCCTTTGTCCAACTCGGCCAGCAAGGCATCGAAGGACAAGTGCCCGCCGAAATGCTTGACGACTTCCTCGACGCCCCGGCGGTTCGGTGCCTTTTCGGCGCGAATGGTAAAGCCGTTCTTGAACGTTTCGTCCTCGCCGACGACCGGCACGCTGCCGATCGACAAAACCGCGCTCGCATCCCGTCCGCGAATGTATTTGGCCAGTAGATAGGCTTCTTCGACTGTCAAATGGGGCGAAAGCACGGCGGCCAAGCGTCCCACACCCGACAAGCGACCGGCGAGGTCTGCGGCCAGCGTGGCCCACTCAACGTTGGCGTGCACCCCGTGCTCGAGCTTACGGAGGCCGACTTGCCGCGCTTCGCTGTGCACATGGTGAAAACCATACCGCCCGTCATCGCACATCCACCATTTGTTGACGTGCGGATTCTCGCGCGGCTTAAGACGCCACACGCGGTCTTGATTCTCTTCCACCGTGATCGAACAGCCCGTCGAGCAGCCCGTGCAGACGCCGGAATGCTGTTTGAGGAACCAGACCCGCTGCTGGTAGAGAAAATCCTTGTCGCCGAGCGCGCCGACGGGGCACAGATCGACGACATTGCCCGATAGTTTGTTCTCCAGCGGAAAACCGGGCAGCACGTCGATTTCCTCATGGCTGCCACGATTGATGACCAATAGTTCGCTGGTCCCGCTGATCTCGCGGCAGAAGCGCACGCAGCAGGTACACATCACGCAGCGGTCGACGAACAACGTGACCGTGTCTCCCATATCGCGGCGGCGGCTGGTGAACGGGCGGACGTCGGCCCGGCGTTCGTTCTGTCCATGGGCGAAATGATAGTCCTGCAACCGGCACTCGCCCGCCTTGTCGCAAATGGGGCAATCAATCGGGTGATCGATCAGCAAATCCTCTTCGACCATCGCACGGGCTTTGCGAACGGTCTCGCTATCGGTGACGAAGACGGTGCCGTCTTTGGCTGGTGTCTGACAGGCGGGCACGAGCTTGGGCATCATCGCGATGTCGCCCGTGTCCTTGTTCTTGGTCCCCGACTCGACCAGGCACATGCGGCAGCTAGCCACCACGGTTAGCCCGGCGTGCCAGCAGTAATGCGGGATTTCGACGCCGGCGCGTTCGGCAGCCTGAATGCCATTAAGGCGTTCCTGGTCGCCAACTTCGACCGCGCGGCCATCGATGAGGACAATACCCATAGAGAATGATGAATGCTAAGTGATGAATGTTGAATGCGGAGATTCGGTAATAGAGCAAAGGGTTGCGAACATCTCGCCTTCGATTGATCGTTGCAGTGCGTGGCTATTGCGTAGTAGAACCTGTCGCTTCACTTCTTTTGTTCAGTGCGCCGCGACGACAGGCAATGCCTTCACCGCCTTTGTCACCGCGTAACCTTTCGGGTTCGTGCGTTTGATGTAATCTTCGAATTCGTTGCGAAATTTGCGGATGGCGTTTTTGATCGGCCACGCAGCGCCGTCGGCAAGACCGCAAATTGTGGTGCCTGGGATGATGCCGATCGAATCGCCGATTTCCAGTAGCAGGTCTAAATCCTTCAACCGCCCCTGGCCTGCCTTGATGCGCTCAAGCATCTCCAAGGCCCAGCGGGTCCCTTCGCGACAGGGCGTACACTGGCCACAACTTTCGTGCTGGAAGAACCGGCAGCTGTTGTGCAGGAAGTCAACGATGCTCACCGTCTCGTCGAGCACGACCACGGCCGCGGTTCCCAATCCCAAGCAACCAACCTTGCCCGGCCCGGCAAAATCGAGCGGTGTGTCGAATTCCTTTTCGGTCAGCAGGCCCATGCTGATGCCGCCTGGTATGGCGGCTTTGCCTTTGCGCCCCTTCCAGACACCACCGCCGTACTCGTCGATCAGTTGGCGGCAGGTAATACCGAGCGGCGCTTCGTAGCAGCCGGGCTTGTTCACGTGACCGCTGAGGCAATACAGCTTCGGGCCGTAGCTGCCCGGATCGCGCGGATTCTTCGGATCGGCCGGCACACCGATCGATTTGAACCAATCGGCGCCGCGCCTGGCGATATGCACGACGCAGGCCACGGTCTCGATGTTGTTGACGACCGTTGGCTTGTGAAAGACTCCCTCGACCGCCGGAAACGGCGGCTTGATCCGCGGCCAGGCCCGCTTGCCTTCCAGGCTTTCGATCAGACCCGTTTCCTCTCCGCAGATATACGCCGCAGCGCCACGGTGCAGATAGATGTCGAGCGAGAAATCGCTGCCCAGGATGTTTTTACCCAAATAACCGGCGGCATAGCACTCGTCGAGGGCTGCCTGTAGACGCTCTAACGATAACGGGTATTCGTAGCGCAGATAGATGTAAGCCGTCTGCGCGCGGGTCGCAAAACAGCTGAGGATCACACCTTCAATAACCTGGTGAGGATCCTCTTCCATCAGGATCCGATTATTAAATGTGCCGGGCTCGCTCTCGTCGGCGTTGATGCACATGTAGATCGGGCCGGGATGGTCCTTCGGCAAGAAAGTCCATTTTAAGCCGGTGGGAAAACCGGCCCCGCCGCGACCGCGCAGATTGCTCGACTTCACCAGTTCGATCAAGGCCGGCGGCTGCATCTCGGCCAGTACCTTCTTGAGCGCGCTGTAGCCACCGGTCGACTCGTAGACAGCCCGCGTGTGGCTGTTCTGCGTAGCGATGTTGGCAAGCAAAATGGGCTCGAACTGCGGCACGTAGTGTTCCTTGGTTTTGCTCGTTGGTTGGCGCCATTGCGCCCGACGAGTTCCCGATTATTCCCTAGTCGACTTGAACGGCTCTTGTCATTCGAACGTCTGCAAAATCTGGTCGGCCCTTTCCGGTGTCAGGTCCTTGTAGAGCGTCTTGCCTGCCAACATGCAGGGGGCAAAATCGCACGCTCCCAGACACTCGCCGAATTCCAAAGTTACGCGCCCGTCGGATGTTGTCTCGCCGGGCTTAACGCCTAACGTATGACACATATGGTCGAGCACCTGCTCGCCACCGCGCAAGGCGCAGCTAATCGACCGGCAGACCCAGGCCCGGGTCCGTCCGTGCGGCGCGTCCTGCTTGAAGAATCCGTAGAAGCTGAGCGTATCTTGCACTTCGGCCGGCGCCAGACCCAGCAGCCGGGCGATCTCGACGACGGCCGGGATCGGCACGTAACGCAACCGCTCGTTGACGATGTGCAACGCGGGCAACGTCACGGCCTGCCGCGTGGGATAACGCGGAAAGAGGGCCTTGATCGCCTCGACCATCTCGTCAGTCAGTATGCGTTCTGGCGTCGCCATCGATCCTTTTGCACTTTCCCTTATTGCGATGATCTTTTTCTTGGTACAATTTAGTTTTTCATGTTGCGCTGATCGCGCTTCTTGCACTTACCGTCGACGCAACTCCCAAATCCCCTCACTATCAGGGAGGGGTAATGGGAGGGTCTTCGCCTTCAGCAAGAATCGACTCCAACGTTGCGGAACATCTCACCTCTCACCCTGCTCCCCATAGGGGAGAGGAGTTTGAATTTCCTACACGTTACCTACTAGCTCCGGTGTCTCGTTGTCTACCGACTTCCTCGCGCACTACCGGTCCAATTCCGCGGCGATGATGTTCAGGCTTCCCAACACGGCCACCACGTCGGAGAGCGTATGCCCGCGGATTAAATGCGGGAACGCCGCGAAATGGATGTACGATGGCGGCCGGCAGCGAGCGCGCCAGGCCACTTCGCTGCCATCGCCGACGACGTAGAATCCGAGCTCGCCATTCGGGCTTTCGGTGGCGGCGTAACTTTCCTCCGACGGGACTTCGAACCCTCGGTTGCTCATCGTCAACTCGAAGTGCGAGATGCAGCCCTCGATCGTGGAATACACATCTTGCTTCGACGGGATCGCGGTCCGCTCGCCGATATCGACATTCACCGGACCCGACGGCAAATTCTCAATGGCCTGGGCCACGATCTTCAGGCTCTCACGCATCTCGGCCATGCGCACCAGGTAGCGGGCATAGCAATCGCCTGCCGAGGCACAGCAGATCTGAAAATCGAAATCCTTGTAAGCCAGGTAGGGCTCGTCTTTGCGCAGGTCGCGCGTTACGCCGCTGCCGCGGGCCACCGGGCCGGTGCAACTGCGATTCGTGGCTTCTTCCTTCGTCAGCACGCCAACGCCCTTGGTGCGGTCTATGAAAATGCGGTTGCGATTCAGCAGCCGGTCCATGTCTTCGAGCGTCTTGGGAAACGTGCGCACGAACTTCCGCACCAGCTCGACGAACAGCGGGTTGGCGTCGTGCATGACGCCGCCTACGCGCGTGTAACTATTGGTAAAGCGTGCCCCGCAAAGCGATTCGAAAATGTCGTACAAGTCCTCGCGGCGGTTGAAGGCGTAGAGGAAGTATGTGAACGCGCCAACGTCCAGGCCCACAGCGCCGTTGCACAACAGGTGGTCACTGATGCGGGACAACTCGGCCAGAATCGTGCGGATGTATTGGCAGCGTTTGGGAATCTCGAGCCCCAACAATCGCTCGACGGCACCGTGCCAGGCCACGTTGTTGGCCATTGGCGAGATGTAGTTCATCCGGTCCGTGACCGTGACGTACTGGTTGTAGTTCAGGTGCTCGCCGATCTTTTCAAAGCCCGAGTGTAGGTAACCGATGTCTGGCACAGCGTCGACGACGCGTTCGCCGTCGAGTTTGAGCACAATCCGCAACGTGGTATGCGTGGCCGGATGCTGCGGACCGAAATTGAGCGTCCAGATGTAATCCTGGGCTTCGTCGCGAGCCGGCTCGGCGGTAAGTGTGGCGGGTTCCAGCGGCATATCAGCTCCGAGCGCGCGTGAGGACCGGGAAATTGTGCCGTTCGCCACGTCCCTGCAGCGGGTAGTCCTTACGCAGCGGATAGGCCTCGAACTCATCGGGCAGCAGAATGCGCCGTAGATCTGGGTGACCGCTGAAGGTGATACCGAACATGTCGTAGACTTCGCGCTCGAACCAGTTGGCGCCTTCCCATAACGGCACGGCCGAGGGGACGGTCAAATCGGGCTCGTTGACAAAGACGCGCACCGTAAGGCGCTCGTTGGTCGTGGTCGAAGCCAGCAGATACACAAGGCCGAAGCGATCAGTGGCGCCGCGATAGTTCAAATAGTCGACACAGGTAACGTCGACCAATAGATCGAACCCGCCGGATTTCTTTAACCACGCCAGCACACCCGACATCGATTCCTTCGGGACCACGATACGCGACTGGCCGCGGAATTCGCTGTGCGGCAGCGGGCCAAATGCGGCAGTCAACTTGTCGAGTGTGTCGGCCTGGATCATGCGGAGTGGCGCGGGTTGGGCCGCGCGGTCATTTGTCTACCGGTGGGTCGAATGTGGAAGACTCGGCAGCACGGGCAATTCGATCAAAGCGCGCTTCTTGTATTGTCGCGACGGCAACAGGAATTCATCCCCCGTGATCGTGCCTTCGGCCTGAATCTTGTCCTGCAGGTCGATGATCGCCTGGATCAATTGCTCAGGTCGCGGAGGACAACCGGGCACATACATGTCGACGGGAATAAAGCGGTCGATTCCTTGCACCACGGAATACGTGTCGAACACGCCGCCGGTCGAAGCACAGGCGCCCATCGAGATACACCACTTCGGCTCGTGCATCTGCTGCCAAATGCGTTGCAAGACCGGCAGCATCTTCATCACCACGCGACCGGCTACGATCATCAGATCGCACTGGCGCGGGCTGAAACGAAAGACCTCGGCACCGAAACGCGCCAGGTCGTGGCGACTGGCGCCAGTTGCCATGAGCTCAATACCACAGCAGGCCGTGGCAAATGGCATGGGCCACAAGCTGTTCTTGCGACACCAACTGGCCAACTCGTCGAGCTTGCTGACCACCACGTTTTCGGGAAGCTCTATCGCCATCGGAATACGCCCTTTCGCCACGCGTAAACGAGCCCCATGCCCAACAGCGCGATGAAAACCATTATCTCGGCGAACACCATGCCGCGGCTCTCGACCAGGTGCATTGCGACAGCCCGATCTATACCGCGCGCCGGCTCTCCTTCGGCAGCGTGCTTGGCGGCTGCGGCCCAGGGATAGAGAAACAGCAGTTCCACGTCGAATACCAGGAAAGCAATGGCCACGAGATAGAAGCGGACGTCGAAACGACGTCGGGCGTCGTGGATCGGATCCATGCCGCTCTCGTAGGGCATGCGTTTGACGGCCCCGTCTTTGTGCGGCCCGATGAGCCGTCCGGCAGTGACCAGACCGACCGACAGCAGGGTCGCCGCCAGCACCATCAGGAACAGCGGAAGCATGACGTTATGCATAGTCCGAACCGCGGTCTGACCAACGATTTAACGATCTTGGTTTGTACTTTGTGAATCGTTTCACAAAGGTAAACCAAAGAAAAGCCCGGCTGGTTGGCCGAGCATGCACCGGCATGGTATCGAGTCCGCTGCGGGGGGTCAAGCCGCGGACCACCGCCGGTCGTCGCACGTCCTTCGCGAAGAACGCACCGTAGGTTGCTCTACGCGCATCTGCGGGGGCCGGCGGAGTACATTCTGACTAACAACGTGTCCACGCGAGCGCGGACAGAGAACCTTATGATTGATCCGAGTTAAGCCAATGGCTCGCCAGGCAACATGTGACGAATCTCGTCGCGTAACCGCGCGGCCTCTTCAAAACGTTCGTCGCGCACGGCTTCGGCCAGTTGCCGACGCAAGGTCGTCACAGGATCAGCGTCGGGCGCGGGGAGCACGTTGGGATTCTTCGCGGCCAGTTCGTCGCGCCAGCGGACGAGTTGCGTCAGCTCCGCACACTCTTCGGCCCGTTCAGTCTGGCCATACTCGTCCAGAAATTGGCGAATGTCGCGGATTCCCGCTTCGATCGCGGTGACGGCCGTGGGAAAATCGCCTAGTTCGACAAACGGCGTGGCCACGGCCCGCGAGTGCATCATCGTGACGTAGGGGCGCCACTGGTCGAAGCGCAATCGATCTCGATCGTTCTTAGCGTGATTGCGGACAAATTTGAAGAGGATCAAGTTGCGACGGGTATCCCGCGCGCACAGCTCGTAGCGCTCTAGGTGCCAAAAACTCAGATAGCGGTGGTAATACTGCACTCCTTCACGGAGTAGCCGATCACAATCTTCCTCCGAGAGAGAGAACGGCGCAGAGTCTGGGTGCGCCTTGTCATGCTCTTCCTGGGATCGGCGGTAGAAATCTAGCCACGAGTCGAGCCCCTCGGGGCGTTGCCCATCAGGTCGGCCATCGATCTCCATTTGCAACAGCCCCAGATCGAGGCGCAATTGGATCTTCTCTTTCCCATCGTCGCCGGTGACGATTCGCACCGACACTTGCTCTGGGTTGAAGTCCCAGCCGTTCAGGATGTTCGCTATATCTCGTGACACGTGGCTATCTTAAATCCCAGGATCGGCTAAAGGGTAGGGCAGCAGGTCTTCGCCAGGCGAAGGCCCGGAGAGCGCGCTCGGTGCAATCAATTCTTGCACGTGGGCGCCAATCGTAAAGCGATGAGCCAGCCTGGGCAAGCGCGCCTTGGGGGCGGTGCCAGATTAGACCCAAGAAAGGCTTCGCGGGTGCGATCGCTGGGCCGGACGAGTTGGGGGAACGGGGGACGCCAGCCAGTGCGGCGCGTTACCAGGATATGGTACCCGCATTCAAGCCTCGGCCAACACTGATCAGCGTTAGGCGCGCCCGACTTTAGTCGTTGGCGTCGCGGACCAGCGGTTCCATCGTTTTCGTATTGCGCTCGACCGCCAACACGATGGTCCGTTGCTCTAACCCATTGGCGCTGCCGGCCACGGCCGGAATCACTTGTCGGCAATTCGGCAGGCTAAAACGGACCGTGAATGTGCCGTCGGGCCGCAGGCGAACCGGATCGCCCTGCAGAGTGACATGGGCATCGGGCTCGGTGGCGCCAAAGACGATTAGCTCGGCGTCTAATTCAAAGTGAAATTCACGCTTCTTGCCTGCCAATGCGTCGGCGCCAGCGCCAAATCGCGTGGACATCGGAGAACCCATCGGCCGCCGCAAGCGCTCTTCGAACAATTGCTGAAGCTCAAGATTCGGGCCTTCGGCCGAGTAGCCGCCACTGAGGGCATAGACTTTCTCGAAGTCTTCGGCCACGGCAGCCCAGTTACCGTCGATCGAGTCGCTGGTACCAGGGACGGGAGTGGTTACGACGTTGCTGCGACAGAGGACAAAGAACTTGCCTCCGGCCGACAGATAGCCGATGTCCAGTCGGTAGCTTTTCGGCGGATCGATAACATCCACGTACCAGTTGTTCACACCGCCGTGAATCTCGATGGTCCGCCACAGGCGCTCGGCAGCCGTGGTCGATCCATTGTTCGAAACTTCGAAGACACGTAGCACCGGCTTGGCAGAATGCCATTCCTGGCCCATGGCCGCTTCGGCCCGTTCGACTCCAGTGCGACTGAGCTCCCAGTAGGCGTGCAGCCAGAAAGAATCTCGCACCATAGCCACCAAGCGGTCTTTAACCTCGCCGTTCGATTTGCCGTTGGTAGGCAAACCATTGGCCGTCTGGTACGCCAGATTTTTCCAACGGGCCACTTTATCCTTGGCAACCTGCAGCCGACGCACAACGCGCGGATCCTTGGGCTTTTCTACCGGACGCGACGGGACTGCCGCCCGCACCGGGCGAACTGCGCCGTTCGAGCGGCGAGTCGCGGTTGCGGGTGTGGCGGGTGATTTTCGATCTTTCGCCGCTGCGGCCCGATTGGCGCGGGCGAGAGCCTTGATGAGCTGGTCCTTACGCATGGAGTGCCAACCGCGCACCCCGCGCTTTTTGGCCATCTCGGCGAGATCTTTACAGGAACGACTGCTGAGCGTGGCTGCGTCGATCAACGGACTTATCTCCGGGATGCGTCGAGCGGCTGCGTGACGCCGCCTTGATTGTATGCGCCATCCCTGACGTCGTCCTTACGCGGGGCGCCTGCGGCAGTCCGTAGCCGAGGCATCTTGCGGTTTGTCGTGCGGCATTCCAAAAAAGTGCCTACTGCACGACAGCAGGGACTCAACACCTAACTCGGGACTTTCTGCAAACCGACCAATAGTCGTGTGTCGGGATGCCGCCAAAGCCAGGGCCTGCCCCCTCCTCCTTTAATTCTCGTTGGGCGAATCTACCGGACACTCCCACCCAGGGTCCACCCTAGGGAATCCTCCCCCCTAATGCCGGGCGGAGTATGCGGAAATGCCTCGGTTTCGAGTGTAACCGAAGGCGTTCGCTTATGCAACCAATTCACGACCTTTATGCCGTCACGATGGTAGCCGAGGTAGCCACCCTAGACCATTTGAGGCAAAAGACTTAGACGGCGGACCATGCACGGGCTGGCGGTTGTACGGCCTGGGTAAGAGACGCCGGGTTCCAGGTCGATCCGCCGCCCGCGAAGACCATCCCACTTTCTCGTTCGCTACTGACGGCGGGAAGTAGATTTTGAGTGTTTTTGATTTCCTTAAGTCTTTATTTTAAAGTTACTTACATACGTTCAACCAGACATTGTGAAAAAAAACACGAATTCCACGGTCCGCCCCGTTGACACCCAGAATCGAGGGGATTACAGTCCCGTAAGTTGCTTCGCAGTTTGCATTTTAGGCGCTGCGGCCCGGCAAGCATTACTCGCTCGCGGGCGTTTCTTCGGGGTCCGTGCTGGGCCCATTGAATTTGGCATAAACGATTACTTTATAATAATTTAGGTGTTTTTCGCTTACCATCCTCGGGCCGGCTTCTGGCGGAACGGTCTTGCACGACAAGCCACCCCATGACGTTACGCCGATGGTGATCGCCTACCAGTGGGTAGCGCGAATCATTACGGTGGCATTCGAGATGGTAACTCCGGGGGTGCTCGGGCTGTGGCTCGATAACTGGCTGGGTACGAAGGTCCTCTTCACCCTGCTGGGGTTCGCAGTTGGGATCACGTTTGCCGTGTGGCATCTGATCCGCATGACTGCTTCAC encodes:
- the nuoF gene encoding NADH-quinone oxidoreductase subunit NuoF, which encodes MPQFEPILLANIATQNSHTRAVYESTGGYSALKKVLAEMQPPALIELVKSSNLRGRGGAGFPTGLKWTFLPKDHPGPIYMCINADESEPGTFNNRILMEEDPHQVIEGVILSCFATRAQTAYIYLRYEYPLSLERLQAALDECYAAGYLGKNILGSDFSLDIYLHRGAAAYICGEETGLIESLEGKRAWPRIKPPFPAVEGVFHKPTVVNNIETVACVVHIARRGADWFKSIGVPADPKNPRDPGSYGPKLYCLSGHVNKPGCYEAPLGITCRQLIDEYGGGVWKGRKGKAAIPGGISMGLLTEKEFDTPLDFAGPGKVGCLGLGTAAVVVLDETVSIVDFLHNSCRFFQHESCGQCTPCREGTRWALEMLERIKAGQGRLKDLDLLLEIGDSIGIIPGTTICGLADGAAWPIKNAIRKFRNEFEDYIKRTNPKGYAVTKAVKALPVVAAH
- the nuoK gene encoding NADH-quinone oxidoreductase subunit NuoK, whose protein sequence is MGELELLQSYLVVGAMLFSIGLVGFLTRRNMIVMFLAVEMMLQGVSVSLVAWSRFHNDWGGQILVIFILTVAACEAAIALVLVLMLFHASGRLDIAAWQNLRESSQQAFVDEQLPEAEVEEQHWPVLTPSGIEPTAPTDEMVHRSHV
- a CDS encoding NAD(P)H-dependent oxidoreductase subunit E, producing the protein MATPERILTDEMVEAIKALFPRYPTRQAVTLPALHIVNERLRYVPIPAVVEIARLLGLAPAEVQDTLSFYGFFKQDAPHGRTRAWVCRSISCALRGGEQVLDHMCHTLGVKPGETTSDGRVTLEFGECLGACDFAPCMLAGKTLYKDLTPERADQILQTFE
- a CDS encoding NADH-quinone oxidoreductase subunit J, whose protein sequence is MSPTQIVILFATASAAAGLYLLLPRGEQRGRLIGAVLALVSLGLFASRLPGFDHQNMSVEIVFWVLATITVVSAACAVTFRSPVYCAIWFAMTLLGTAGLFLFQGAQFLGVATIVVYAGAILVTFLFVLMLAQPEGHAYYDRVSWEALVSASVGAVMIGILTMVITDAFSTHVVAMGGDEASQTFETKTLAGVVDQVTGLDVPTRQQEVLSEHHMDHLGAQLFSRHLVAVEVAGTMLLAAMVGAVAIAIQSKPAPAATGTVRHG
- a CDS encoding NADH-quinone oxidoreductase subunit I, encoding MKANDPAVKWIEEPQLGLAGKMYLPLFLQGLTTTTRHLFSPKITVDFPEVRPTIRNPLIYRGVHRLNKDEAGRVKCVACFLCATACPAHCIDIVAAESPWPDREKYPQSFTIDELRCIYCGMCEEACPVDAIELTSLFDLTGRSREEMIFDKEKLLSVFDQTKDAEPMQSAAVGGTL
- the nuoH gene encoding NADH-quinone oxidoreductase subunit NuoH, producing MPSIDLTITIIKIVVILFTLLTAAAYLVLLERWIAAWVQDRRGPNRVGIPLTKIKMFGLGQPLADGLKFIFKEEYTPAHVDKFLYTLAPISILVAAILPFAVIPFGSALPTFNIGGEPVNVQLTLAPQIDVGMIFVFAMGSIAVYGVILGGWASNNKYSFLGGLRSSAQLIAYELPLGLGILGVVLATGSLRLDDIIREQATTGTWNILVQPLGFLVFLIASFAESARLPFDLPEAEQELIGGYHTEYSGLRLLLYLIAEFLHMVTAAFLITILFFGGWHLWGLTGSTDEGITWVTALLRVIVLTIKVMGVIVFFMLVRWSWPRFRFDQLMSLAWKVMLPLGMVNLVIVAVLVEYHSQILALLGGSHAALYASLWAIAIATWLVAGIVAPLSTDNRPRLEAADRL
- a CDS encoding 2Fe-2S iron-sulfur cluster-binding protein; translated protein: MGIVLIDGRAVEVGDQERLNGIQAAERAGVEIPHYCWHAGLTVVASCRMCLVESGTKNKDTGDIAMMPKLVPACQTPAKDGTVFVTDSETVRKARAMVEEDLLIDHPIDCPICDKAGECRLQDYHFAHGQNERRADVRPFTSRRRDMGDTVTLFVDRCVMCTCCVRFCREISGTSELLVINRGSHEEIDVLPGFPLENKLSGNVVDLCPVGALGDKDFLYQQRVWFLKQHSGVCTGCSTGCSITVEENQDRVWRLKPRENPHVNKWWMCDDGRYGFHHVHSEARQVGLRKLEHGVHANVEWATLAADLAGRLSGVGRLAAVLSPHLTVEEAYLLAKYIRGRDASAVLSIGSVPVVGEDETFKNGFTIRAEKAPNRRGVEEVVKHFGGHLSFDALLAELDKGAIRGAWVTGGYPTGWIDAATSERFADLDLLVVQDMFVTPLWEKATYQIPGGSFAERDGSYVNHADRLQRVEWAVRPPTGAWAEGPLYWRLLERTGLYNSRRVLDEIAAEIPYFAVAADEVPDTGVDLKLNQLATAK